From a region of the Paenibacillus segetis genome:
- a CDS encoding ABC transporter ATP-binding protein yields the protein MEQSLLQFQGISKSYSSKKALRDVTFGIGAGKIVGLLGTNGSGKTTLMKIAAGLNHPSEGSVTVAGLPVGLNTKSIVSFMPDRPLTESWMKVKDAIGFYQDFYQDFDGNKAKRMLDFMNLSINDRISSLSKGMNERLQLTLALSRNAKLYLLDEPIGGVDPVARTKILDAIVEFYSEDSSLVISTHLVRDIERIFDEVIFIQNGEIVLQDEVENIRIKHGKSVDDMFKEVFAE from the coding sequence ATGGAACAAAGCTTATTGCAGTTTCAAGGAATTTCTAAATCCTATAGCTCCAAAAAGGCGCTGCGCGACGTTACTTTTGGTATTGGGGCAGGTAAAATCGTTGGATTACTCGGAACGAATGGAAGCGGAAAAACAACGTTAATGAAAATTGCTGCCGGTTTGAATCATCCTTCAGAAGGCAGCGTTACTGTGGCAGGTTTACCCGTAGGACTTAACACAAAGTCCATTGTATCCTTCATGCCGGATCGTCCGCTTACAGAATCATGGATGAAAGTGAAGGATGCGATCGGTTTCTATCAAGACTTTTACCAAGATTTTGATGGGAACAAAGCGAAGCGTATGCTTGATTTCATGAATTTAAGTATCAATGATCGGATTAGTTCATTATCCAAAGGGATGAATGAGCGGTTACAGCTTACACTTGCTCTTTCTCGTAACGCCAAGCTGTATTTGCTCGATGAGCCAATAGGTGGTGTTGATCCTGTAGCGCGGACAAAAATTCTCGATGCCATCGTAGAGTTTTATAGCGAAGATAGCAGTCTGGTAATCTCTACCCATCTTGTACGTGATATTGAACGGATCTTTGATGAAGTTATCTTTATTCAGAATGGTGAAATTGTTTTGCAGGATGAAGTTGAGAATATTCGTATCAAGCACGGCAAGAGTGTAGATGACATGTTCAAAGAGGTGTTTGCAGAATGA
- a CDS encoding erythromycin esterase family protein, which yields MKIYKRISMLMMTVITSFSLLLAPAHSFAAVDQNQTNWLKNNAHEIKSLESDDYTDLAFLKTLLKDKTVVSLGENFHRVAEYSEIKTRLIKYLHEELGFDVIAFESGMGDAAAVYENRDSLSPEAMMTSSIFPIWHSQETLELFDYIKQQGKGDNPLYLAGYDMQFTSSYLTQFIAGGIAQLDLDRGKDFVQFELQAITDFYEVYNKYGMDSKEPAFKTEMQKVIDTYEPQYQEVIKFIEEHRAELTEKLAAFYPDQPHLCDIYLKSLHDHIEFLKSGLDDVTNAYSSRDQLMADNLDWVMKTLYPGKKVILWAHNDHLAKNTSNIRVKEDGKWIYSFTSMGELLHQKLQDKMYVIGLFMNQGESVTISSYKPFTIESATKGSLEYQVMQSGYTNTFIDFTKQKVKDNNNAWMFRHIYASEDGLTAEQIRPNVMRFIPQQQFDGVIVIDKVKAPTPIDYSKITFGNEKE from the coding sequence ATGAAAATCTATAAGCGGATAAGCATGTTGATGATGACTGTGATTACAAGTTTCTCGTTGTTGCTTGCACCAGCTCATTCATTTGCTGCTGTGGATCAGAACCAGACAAATTGGCTTAAAAATAATGCTCATGAGATCAAATCATTGGAGTCGGATGATTATACGGACCTAGCCTTTCTGAAGACATTGCTCAAAGACAAGACGGTTGTAAGTCTTGGGGAAAACTTTCATCGAGTAGCGGAATACAGTGAGATCAAGACACGCTTAATTAAATATTTACATGAAGAGCTTGGATTTGACGTTATTGCCTTTGAATCCGGGATGGGCGATGCTGCCGCTGTTTATGAGAATAGGGACTCGCTTAGTCCTGAGGCTATGATGACCTCATCGATCTTTCCAATCTGGCATTCACAGGAAACTCTGGAGTTATTCGATTATATCAAGCAACAGGGGAAAGGCGATAATCCGCTGTATCTAGCGGGATATGATATGCAGTTTACAAGTTCCTATTTGACCCAGTTTATTGCTGGAGGGATCGCACAACTGGATCTAGATCGAGGAAAAGATTTTGTTCAGTTCGAGCTGCAGGCAATTACGGATTTCTACGAAGTTTATAACAAATATGGGATGGACAGTAAGGAACCAGCTTTCAAAACGGAAATGCAAAAGGTAATCGACACGTATGAGCCTCAATATCAAGAAGTGATCAAGTTTATTGAGGAGCATAGAGCAGAGCTAACAGAAAAGTTGGCAGCGTTCTATCCTGATCAACCGCATCTATGTGATATCTACCTGAAGTCATTACATGATCATATTGAATTTTTGAAAAGCGGACTTGATGACGTGACGAATGCATACTCCTCGCGCGACCAACTGATGGCGGATAATCTAGATTGGGTGATGAAGACTCTATATCCGGGGAAAAAAGTCATTTTGTGGGCTCATAATGATCATCTTGCCAAAAATACTTCAAATATTCGGGTCAAGGAAGATGGCAAATGGATATATAGCTTCACCAGCATGGGGGAATTGCTTCATCAGAAGCTGCAAGACAAAATGTACGTGATCGGACTATTCATGAATCAAGGTGAATCTGTTACGATCTCTTCTTACAAACCTTTTACTATCGAATCAGCAACAAAGGGAAGTCTAGAGTACCAAGTCATGCAAAGTGGGTATACAAACACTTTTATCGATTTTACGAAACAGAAGGTGAAAGATAACAATAATGCCTGGATGTTCCGACATATTTACGCTTCTGAAGATGGATTGACGGCGGAGCAGATCAGACCGAATGTAATGAGATTTATTCCGCAGCAGCAATTTGACGGTGTAATTGTTATCGACAAGGTAAAGGCACCTACGCCAATAGATTATTCCAAGATCACATTTGGAAATGAGAAGGAATAA
- a CDS encoding DUF1129 family protein gives MSNHDMDNQLQKLSQQMNPANQVYFEEMLNYISPDSTTLSRAKREEILTDLAKKIIKNQKKAIQAQELFGEDAVAYCKDLIEDVLMRKPRTLKDKIKYYTMIPWVALTWLFFIYMITGFMGKWFEGELEYTEINASTLLLIAVLSIVLIEAVTRFLGPGPKEEESNEVPRKFDLKALGIYIGVAVVLIAVFMMLGQLMPTFTISPWGSLILFLVGVVGHIFIFGRRGK, from the coding sequence TTGAGTAACCATGATATGGATAACCAACTTCAGAAATTATCACAACAAATGAATCCAGCCAATCAGGTCTATTTCGAGGAAATGTTGAATTATATCTCGCCTGACTCCACTACATTATCTCGAGCGAAACGTGAGGAAATCCTGACCGATTTAGCCAAGAAAATCATTAAAAATCAAAAAAAGGCGATTCAAGCTCAAGAGTTATTTGGTGAAGATGCCGTGGCATATTGTAAAGATCTTATTGAAGATGTATTGATGCGTAAGCCCAGAACTCTGAAAGACAAAATCAAATATTATACGATGATACCTTGGGTCGCTCTGACCTGGTTATTCTTTATTTATATGATCACGGGATTTATGGGTAAATGGTTTGAGGGCGAGCTAGAATATACAGAAATTAACGCTTCAACCCTCCTCCTCATAGCTGTCTTATCGATTGTATTAATCGAGGCGGTTACCCGTTTCCTTGGACCAGGTCCTAAGGAAGAAGAATCAAATGAAGTTCCTCGTAAGTTTGATCTCAAAGCCTTAGGCATCTATATCGGTGTAGCTGTTGTTCTCATAGCCGTTTTCATGATGCTTGGACAACTCATGCCTACCTTCACCATTTCCCCTTGGGGCAGCCTCATCCTATTTCTTGTTGGTGTTGTCGGACATATATTTATCTTTGGACGCCGGGGCAAATAA
- a CDS encoding alpha/beta hydrolase, with protein MERQITIHHEEQQIAASIHYPAQCAKKEGRCKDRAPLVVICHGFVGNRIGVDRLFVKTARELAAEGNIVVRFDYIGCGESSGDYGREDVDSLIAQTRAVLDYGLSIGDIDPTKVTLLGHSLGGAIAILTAVRDRRVKNLVLWSSVGYPFSDIVKITGRKVYDASVKNGSADYLGYGFSPAFFESLGTYQPFQEAIKFSGDVLIVHGTSDDDIPVDYAFLYQKVFWTRPEGRCDKEIIFQGNHTYSSGEHQDQLLQKTKNWLGGLEATQNDWLNWMI; from the coding sequence ATGGAACGACAAATTACCATTCATCACGAAGAGCAACAAATTGCCGCAAGTATCCATTATCCAGCACAATGTGCCAAGAAGGAAGGCCGCTGTAAGGACCGGGCACCGCTTGTGGTTATATGTCATGGATTTGTAGGAAACCGGATTGGTGTAGATCGTCTCTTCGTGAAGACAGCGCGTGAGCTTGCCGCTGAAGGAAATATCGTCGTTCGGTTTGATTATATCGGCTGCGGTGAGAGTAGCGGTGATTACGGACGGGAAGATGTTGATTCTTTGATTGCTCAGACACGAGCGGTTCTGGATTACGGGTTGAGTATAGGTGACATCGATCCTACGAAAGTTACTCTACTCGGACATAGCCTGGGCGGTGCGATTGCTATCCTAACGGCAGTACGGGATCGCCGGGTTAAAAATTTAGTGCTCTGGTCATCGGTAGGATATCCGTTTAGCGATATCGTTAAGATTACTGGGCGTAAAGTGTATGATGCTTCCGTTAAGAATGGCAGTGCTGATTATCTCGGATATGGCTTCTCCCCAGCATTTTTTGAATCTCTAGGTACTTATCAACCCTTCCAAGAGGCGATTAAATTCTCTGGGGATGTACTGATCGTACACGGTACTTCGGATGACGATATCCCTGTGGATTATGCCTTCTTGTATCAGAAAGTATTTTGGACACGCCCAGAAGGCCGGTGTGATAAAGAAATTATTTTCCAAGGTAATCATACCTACTCTTCAGGCGAGCACCAGGATCAATTGTTGCAGAAGACGAAAAATTGGCTTGGAGGATTGGAAGCGACCCAGAATGATTGGCTGAATTGGATGATTTAA
- a CDS encoding DODA-type extradiol aromatic ring-opening family dioxygenase — translation MTQPALFIAHGSPTLAIEDNAYTKFLKQLGQEILRKPRAIVIFSAHWDSPDQYVTEDTHHQTLHDFYGFPDEMYNINYPVPGDPELSREIGSIFKNNNLPFLMSSGRGLDHGAWVVLRAMFPNGDVPVVALSVDSRRSPEEQYAIGRMISGLREQNVLVIGSGGLVHNLRLLGDNKSIPADWAVEFDDWVGEQLVNWDLRSLLQYEKKAPHVRDAVPAYAKEHIVPLLYAMGAGDNDRIARKLFQEYQYGSLSLNCWMFGGQDIKI, via the coding sequence ATGACTCAACCTGCACTGTTTATTGCACATGGATCTCCGACACTCGCGATCGAAGACAATGCGTACACTAAATTTCTGAAGCAATTAGGACAAGAGATACTGAGGAAGCCACGAGCGATTGTGATCTTCTCCGCACACTGGGATTCGCCAGATCAATACGTGACGGAGGATACTCATCATCAGACATTACATGATTTCTACGGATTTCCCGATGAAATGTATAATATTAACTATCCTGTACCAGGTGATCCCGAACTGAGCAGAGAGATTGGCTCTATCTTTAAGAATAATAATTTGCCATTCCTGATGTCTTCAGGAAGAGGACTTGATCATGGGGCATGGGTTGTCCTAAGAGCGATGTTCCCTAACGGAGATGTTCCGGTAGTGGCACTATCTGTTGATTCCAGACGATCCCCTGAAGAACAATATGCCATTGGAAGAATGATATCTGGGCTAAGAGAGCAAAATGTGCTCGTGATTGGCAGCGGCGGATTGGTTCACAATTTGCGTCTTCTAGGTGATAACAAGTCCATTCCGGCGGATTGGGCTGTGGAATTCGACGATTGGGTTGGAGAACAGCTCGTGAATTGGGATTTGCGTTCGTTATTACAATATGAGAAGAAAGCCCCACACGTAAGGGATGCTGTTCCAGCCTATGCTAAGGAGCATATCGTCCCACTTCTATATGCGATGGGAGCAGGAGATAATGACCGCATTGCCCGCAAGCTGTTTCAAGAATACCAATATGGTAGCCTAAGCTTAAATTGCTGGATGTTCGGCGGACAAGATATCAAGATTTGA
- a CDS encoding DUF3048 domain-containing protein, which produces MKLSNQVVLLLLFLCLLIIPACGSPKEAPSPNAEEGPTVTEEQVEEIIPTPSIPAYTAPLTGLPLEEPVVRRPLAVMINNAPAARPQSGLNGADIVYEVLAEGGVTRLVAIFQTGEEVARIGPIRSIRPYMIDLGESYHGVLVHAGASNDAYAILQRQHKEDLDEITNAGAYFWRDKSRKAPHNLYSNLEKLMEGATKRKYAIEDTEVPSYTFRNEDDPGEGNPVSKVEIKFLLNNYQVAFEYDPETKLYNRLVNGELYKDRDSDEVITATNVVVMGADHQVLDDVGRLSVNLELGGEALLFQRGKVIEGRWIRNSNDVIRFVKDNVEVPFYPGTTYFNIVPNSPEFSSHVVMQ; this is translated from the coding sequence TTGAAATTATCTAATCAAGTAGTTCTCCTGCTCCTGTTTCTTTGTCTCCTTATTATCCCCGCATGTGGTTCACCTAAGGAAGCTCCATCTCCCAATGCTGAAGAAGGTCCAACGGTTACGGAAGAACAAGTGGAGGAAATCATTCCAACACCATCTATTCCAGCCTATACAGCTCCTCTGACCGGTCTTCCTTTGGAAGAACCGGTTGTACGTCGTCCGTTGGCCGTCATGATTAACAATGCTCCGGCTGCTCGTCCACAATCGGGCTTAAACGGGGCGGATATCGTCTATGAAGTGCTGGCGGAGGGAGGAGTCACCCGTCTGGTAGCGATTTTCCAAACAGGAGAAGAAGTCGCACGAATTGGCCCTATCCGTAGTATTCGACCTTATATGATCGATTTAGGGGAGAGTTATCATGGTGTTCTCGTACATGCTGGTGCAAGTAATGATGCTTATGCGATTCTGCAACGTCAACATAAAGAAGATCTCGACGAGATAACGAATGCGGGAGCTTACTTCTGGCGGGACAAGTCTCGAAAGGCGCCGCATAATTTATACTCTAATCTGGAGAAACTGATGGAAGGCGCAACTAAAAGGAAATATGCAATCGAAGATACAGAAGTTCCTAGTTACACTTTCCGTAATGAGGATGACCCGGGAGAGGGAAATCCCGTCAGTAAGGTGGAAATTAAGTTTCTATTAAATAATTATCAAGTCGCCTTTGAATATGATCCTGAGACTAAGCTTTATAATCGATTAGTAAATGGTGAGCTATATAAGGATCGGGACTCGGATGAGGTAATAACCGCAACAAATGTAGTGGTTATGGGTGCAGATCACCAAGTGCTGGATGATGTAGGAAGGCTGAGCGTTAATCTGGAGTTAGGTGGAGAAGCATTGCTATTCCAACGGGGTAAGGTGATCGAAGGACGATGGATCCGCAACTCGAACGACGTTATTCGATTTGTAAAAGATAATGTCGAGGTTCCTTTTTATCCTGGAACGACATATTTCAACATCGTACCGAATAGTCCCGAATTTAGCAGCCATGTCGTCATGCAATAG
- a CDS encoding DUF47 domain-containing protein has protein sequence MRVKKKDIFFQTLENMADTIVESADYFAQQVMEFKDVGQFVKKMKEFESKCDGYTHTIIVELNKTFITPIEREDIMDLTTTLDDVIDGLEATTARFFMYHLDQPDEYIVKFAEILRISAYEIQKAIHLLSQKKLLAIREHTIRLNDLENQGDDLLRICINELFAKVTDPIMLIKKKEIYERLETTTDACEHVANMLESIIMRNS, from the coding sequence ATGCGAGTGAAAAAAAAGGACATCTTTTTTCAAACGTTGGAGAATATGGCGGATACGATCGTTGAATCGGCTGATTATTTCGCCCAGCAGGTAATGGAGTTCAAAGATGTGGGTCAGTTTGTTAAGAAAATGAAGGAATTTGAGTCGAAATGTGATGGATACACCCACACGATTATTGTCGAATTAAACAAAACGTTTATTACGCCAATTGAACGTGAAGACATCATGGATCTAACGACAACTTTGGATGATGTTATTGATGGACTAGAGGCAACGACGGCACGTTTCTTCATGTATCATCTCGATCAGCCGGACGAGTATATTGTTAAATTTGCTGAAATCTTACGCATCTCTGCTTATGAAATTCAAAAAGCGATTCATTTGTTATCCCAGAAGAAGTTACTTGCGATCCGTGAACATACAATTCGTCTGAATGATCTAGAGAACCAAGGCGATGATTTGCTCAGAATTTGTATTAATGAATTGTTTGCAAAAGTAACCGATCCGATTATGTTGATTAAGAAAAAAGAAATTTACGAACGTCTTGAAACGACAACGGATGCCTGCGAGCATGTTGCTAATATGCTGGAATCCATAATCATGCGTAATTCGTAA
- a CDS encoding inorganic phosphate transporter, with protein sequence MDTSMLIILIVIVLALAFDFINGFHDTANAIATAVSTRALKPRTAIMMAAFMNFLGAIMFTGVAKTIGGSVADPATLDNGLEILVATLLAAIIWNLITWWFGIPSSSSHALIGALAGAVLVGAGSEKLNWSGFTTIIEALLLSPLLAFAIGYIVMTILKYVFAKRSPHNVNKGFRSMQIITAAIQSFTHGTNDAQKAMGIITFALVTAKYQDHMEVPLWVKLAAATAMALGTSIGGWKIIKTMGTKIFKIEPINGFAADITSASIIFGATLIHLPVSTTHAITSAILGVGSAKRFSAVKWSLAGRIVISWVITIPIAGLLAGGIYKLLF encoded by the coding sequence ATGGACACTAGTATGCTAATTATATTAATTGTTATTGTGTTGGCGCTCGCTTTTGATTTCATCAATGGGTTTCACGATACGGCTAATGCCATCGCAACAGCTGTATCTACGAGGGCTTTGAAACCTCGTACGGCAATTATGATGGCTGCATTTATGAACTTTCTTGGAGCGATCATGTTCACGGGTGTTGCAAAGACCATCGGTGGGAGTGTCGCGGACCCCGCCACGCTCGATAATGGGCTCGAGATTCTTGTTGCGACATTGCTTGCGGCAATTATTTGGAATTTGATCACATGGTGGTTTGGAATTCCATCGTCTTCGTCCCATGCTTTGATTGGTGCTTTGGCAGGAGCGGTATTAGTCGGTGCTGGTTCGGAAAAGTTAAATTGGAGTGGGTTCACGACAATTATTGAAGCTTTACTCCTCTCCCCGTTACTTGCTTTTGCAATAGGTTATATTGTTATGACCATATTGAAGTATGTTTTTGCTAAACGTAGTCCACATAACGTGAATAAAGGCTTTCGGAGTATGCAGATTATAACGGCTGCAATCCAGTCCTTTACTCATGGTACAAACGATGCGCAGAAAGCGATGGGGATTATCACCTTCGCTTTGGTGACGGCAAAATATCAGGACCATATGGAAGTTCCACTTTGGGTTAAATTAGCGGCTGCAACAGCTATGGCATTGGGTACTTCTATCGGTGGTTGGAAGATCATCAAAACGATGGGAACGAAGATATTCAAGATCGAGCCAATTAATGGATTTGCGGCGGATATTACCTCTGCTTCCATCATTTTTGGAGCGACACTGATCCACTTGCCAGTTAGTACAACTCACGCAATTACTTCCGCTATTCTCGGCGTAGGATCAGCGAAGCGTTTCTCGGCAGTAAAGTGGTCGCTTGCGGGAAGAATTGTGATCTCTTGGGTAATTACGATTCCAATTGCGGGTTTGCTTGCCGGAGGCATATACAAACTGTTATTCTAA
- the corA gene encoding magnesium/cobalt transporter CorA — MIRILGITHDHKVESNISLEQLNNMSTSQYLWSWIDFDEPTKEEAEELGNYFHFHPLAIEDCLMVLQRPKVDYYEDYEFLVLHAIDPDTLSTVEVNLFIGSTYLVSFHHRSLTELDEAWEAIVKRPHDKKSWLKGPFAAAYMVIDKLVDQYFPCVYAIEDELDELEKRGARESVELLMNQVFDLRGRLLKLRRTIVPMRDMMYRILNSQHIQGEKEHRVHFSDIYDHLLKLSEMIESDREMTADLRDSYISLNSNRMNGIMKTLTVITTVFMPLTLIAGIYGMNFINMPELDWKYGYFIVLIVMLGLSIWMILWFKKRGWFK, encoded by the coding sequence GTGATTCGGATATTGGGGATTACGCATGATCACAAGGTAGAGTCTAACATTTCGCTTGAACAACTAAACAATATGTCGACGTCGCAATACTTATGGAGCTGGATTGATTTCGACGAACCGACGAAAGAGGAAGCGGAAGAGCTGGGCAACTATTTCCACTTCCACCCGCTCGCTATCGAGGATTGCCTTATGGTTCTTCAAAGACCTAAAGTCGATTATTACGAAGACTACGAATTTCTAGTTCTGCACGCCATTGACCCAGATACTCTCTCTACAGTGGAGGTCAATCTGTTTATTGGGAGTACCTACCTTGTTTCCTTTCATCATCGCTCATTAACAGAACTAGATGAAGCATGGGAAGCCATAGTGAAACGTCCCCATGACAAGAAGAGTTGGCTTAAGGGTCCTTTTGCTGCCGCATATATGGTGATCGATAAATTAGTTGATCAGTATTTTCCTTGCGTATATGCGATCGAGGACGAACTGGATGAGCTCGAGAAAAGAGGAGCAAGGGAATCTGTTGAACTATTGATGAATCAGGTGTTTGATCTGCGGGGGCGGTTGCTCAAATTAAGGAGAACCATCGTACCAATGCGGGATATGATGTATCGTATTCTAAATTCCCAGCATATCCAGGGAGAGAAGGAGCATCGTGTTCATTTCTCTGATATTTATGATCATTTGCTTAAGTTGTCCGAGATGATTGAAAGTGATCGTGAAATGACCGCAGATCTACGAGACTCTTATATATCTCTTAACTCTAATCGGATGAACGGTATTATGAAGACGTTAACGGTTATTACAACGGTATTTATGCCACTTACGTTGATTGCAGGTATCTATGGTATGAACTTTATCAATATGCCAGAGTTGGATTGGAAATATGGGTATTTTATCGTACTTATTGTGATGTTAGGACTGAGCATTTGGATGATCCTCTGGTTCAAAAAGCGTGGCTGGTTTAAATAA
- a CDS encoding YerC/YecD family TrpR-related protein, giving the protein MQLKKLNDKSIDQLFEAILTLKDIEECYVFFDDLCTVNEIQSLSQRLEVARMLGKGNTYNQIEAETGASTATISRVKRCLNYGNDGYKMALDRLDR; this is encoded by the coding sequence GTGCAACTCAAGAAGTTAAATGATAAAAGTATCGATCAATTATTTGAAGCCATTCTTACGCTGAAAGATATCGAGGAATGTTATGTCTTCTTCGATGATTTATGTACGGTAAATGAAATCCAATCCCTCTCTCAGCGTTTAGAAGTAGCGCGTATGCTTGGTAAGGGAAATACGTACAACCAGATTGAAGCTGAGACAGGAGCTAGTACGGCAACAATCTCACGTGTGAAACGTTGTCTTAATTATGGCAACGATGGCTATAAAATGGCGCTGGATCGTTTGGATCGCTAA
- a CDS encoding sirohydrochlorin chelatase: MEKLPQLGVLVISHGSPDKEWVASVDSAVLEAAAELPAGLLMETSFLEIVEGRLIQDGIDRLESQGVTDLIVIPLFVSSGSTHVDEIAYAFGVKNTPEKETDLERFRLCARVLFGDPIDDDPVIAEMIWDKIKTLSADPAHEVLLLVGHGSKHDGFLQRWERGISSLSKRVQEVSGIAYSDYALLNPDNVRRKVIYWQERRGCDVMIAPLFLSAGYFTKSAIPSRLSGLRYRYSGEALLPHHLLSRWISRQILNIMRLKL; encoded by the coding sequence TTGGAGAAGCTTCCTCAGCTAGGGGTACTTGTGATTAGTCATGGATCTCCAGATAAGGAATGGGTAGCATCAGTAGACTCTGCCGTGTTGGAAGCTGCGGCAGAGTTGCCAGCGGGGCTGCTGATGGAGACATCTTTTCTTGAAATAGTGGAAGGGCGTCTTATTCAGGATGGTATTGATCGACTGGAATCACAGGGAGTGACAGACCTTATTGTTATTCCTTTGTTTGTGTCTTCCGGGAGCACGCATGTTGATGAGATAGCTTATGCGTTCGGTGTGAAGAACACGCCGGAGAAGGAGACTGATCTTGAACGTTTCCGTCTTTGTGCCCGCGTGTTATTTGGCGATCCTATTGACGATGATCCGGTAATTGCTGAGATGATCTGGGATAAAATAAAGACGTTGTCAGCTGATCCAGCACATGAGGTGCTGCTTCTGGTGGGTCATGGTAGCAAACATGATGGCTTCCTCCAGCGTTGGGAGCGGGGAATCTCCTCATTGTCCAAACGCGTTCAAGAGGTAAGTGGGATTGCTTATTCCGATTATGCATTACTTAATCCAGACAATGTGCGGCGTAAAGTGATATACTGGCAAGAGAGGCGCGGTTGCGATGTTATGATTGCACCGTTATTTCTAAGTGCGGGTTATTTTACGAAGTCGGCGATTCCTTCGCGACTTAGCGGCTTGCGATATCGTTATTCGGGAGAAGCATTGCTACCACATCATTTGTTATCCCGCTGGATATCTCGGCAAATATTAAATATAATGAGATTGAAATTATGA
- a CDS encoding diacylglycerol kinase, whose protein sequence is MKKARLIYNPTSGREEMRRLLPHVLERLDRAGIETSCHATQGEGDATLEAADAVDRGYDIIIAAGGDGTLNEVVNGMAGKNNLPPLGVFPLGTTNDFARAMGIPKRWEDYCDLVIENKTRPIDIGKANDRHFINIAGGGSLTQLTYEVPSRLKTLIGQLAYYMKGIEKMASLSPTNLTIRAEGYDVLEGEFMLFLIANSNSVGGFEKLAPDARIDDGLLDVIAVKKCNLAEFIRLVSMALRGDHFNDPHVVYLKTRRMEVTSPDHVLLNLDGELGGELPGVFEILPRHLQIFA, encoded by the coding sequence ATGAAAAAAGCTAGGTTGATCTATAACCCAACCTCTGGGCGAGAGGAGATGCGGCGGTTACTTCCGCACGTACTGGAACGACTTGATCGTGCTGGTATCGAGACGTCTTGTCATGCAACACAAGGTGAAGGTGACGCAACGCTTGAGGCGGCTGACGCTGTCGACCGGGGCTATGATATTATTATCGCTGCTGGTGGGGATGGCACGCTAAACGAAGTTGTTAACGGGATGGCAGGGAAGAATAATTTACCGCCACTTGGTGTGTTTCCTTTGGGAACAACGAATGACTTCGCTAGAGCCATGGGCATTCCGAAGCGTTGGGAGGACTATTGCGATTTAGTTATTGAGAATAAGACGAGACCCATTGATATCGGTAAGGCGAATGATCGTCATTTTATCAATATCGCAGGTGGCGGTTCTTTGACGCAATTAACTTATGAAGTGCCTAGTCGTCTAAAGACACTGATTGGCCAGCTTGCTTATTACATGAAGGGCATCGAGAAAATGGCGAGTCTGTCACCAACAAATTTGACGATTCGCGCTGAAGGATACGACGTACTGGAAGGCGAGTTTATGCTCTTCCTTATTGCGAATAGTAATTCGGTTGGCGGCTTTGAGAAGCTGGCTCCAGATGCACGGATCGATGATGGACTGCTTGATGTTATCGCAGTTAAGAAATGCAACCTGGCAGAGTTTATTCGACTTGTATCGATGGCACTACGCGGTGACCACTTCAATGATCCACATGTTGTTTATCTCAAGACGAGACGAATGGAAGTAACTTCGCCAGACCATGTGTTACTCAATCTTGATGGCGAATTGGGCGGCGAGCTGCCGGGGGTCTTTGAGATTTTACCACGACATTTGCAAATTTTTGCTTAA